In Sphingomonas oryzagri, the genomic stretch CCATTCCGTCAGACGATTGGTCAACAATACGTCTCAGACGCGACACTCAGTTGACTATTATATAAGCCTAAAACTGTCGATTGTTCGTGTGACCGATAAACGCCCTCTGCACGATGAAGGAAGCTACAGCTGGCCGGAAAAACGAGCGCGATGGGTTGCCGGGTTGGTGCCCATGTGTCGCTGAAAGGCCCGGCGCAGTTGCTGCTCGTCGGCATATCCCGCCTTATCGGCCACGGTCTTTAGAGGCAGATCGGTTTCCTCCAGCGCGCGGCAGGCCGCCTCCAATCGCATGAGCTCGACCGTCTTGGCTGGCGTCCTGCCGACCTTGGCGACATAGGTCCGCGCGAATGTTCGTGGCGCCATCGCCGCTCGCGCTGCAAGCCGGGCAACCGATAGGTCCGATGCGAGATTAGCGGCCATCCAGCCATGCAACTCCGCGAACCCGTGGTCGCGCGATTGCGCAACCAGCGGCACGCTGAACTGGGATTGACCGCCAGCGCGCTTCATGAACACCACCATCTGCCGTGCCGCGTCGATGGCGACCCGGGGGCCGAAATCGTCCTCGATCAGCGCCAATGTGAGATCGATGCCGGAACTGACACCGGCCGAGGTCCACAGCGCGCCATCGCGAATAAAGATGCTGTCGGCATCAATGTCGATCATCGGATGCCGGTCCTTTAGCTTGTCCAGCCACGCCCAGTGCGTCGCCACCCGCCGGCCATCGAGCTGACCGGCGGCCGCGAGCAGGAAGGCGCCGGTGCATACCGAACATAGTCGGCGCACCGAGGACACCCGCGCGGCAATGAAATCGCGCAAGGCTTGGGAGACTTCATAATCTTCGCCCCAGCAACCGCCGGGCACGATGAGGGTATCGATCGGCAGAGCGGTAAGCGAGGAGACCGGCGTCGTGACGACTGGCAACCCGGCACTGGTCAGGACCGTGCCGCCGGCACCAGACGCAACGATCGTTTCGTATCGCGCGAGGTCCCCTGCCGCCACGCCGCGATTGGCCGTGGTCAGCGCCTGCAACGGGCCGGCGAGGTCGAGCAGGTTCATCCCGTCATAGGCCAGCAGCACTATGCGCAGCGGGCGGTGCCCGGGCGCCGCCGGTCTCTCGAACGCGTTGTCAGCCATGGAAGCCCGGATACTCCAAGTCGAGCGCGACGCCATAGGCCGTTGGCGCGCCATATGCCCGCGCGATGCCGTGCAGGACGTCGTCGAGCACCTGCCCGGACTTGCCGGTCGGCATGGTGATGGTCCGGGCGGCGTGGGAAGTCGAGGTGTCGGGAAGCACAGTCAGGCCATGGCGCGTCGTCACCGGCTCTCCGTCTGCGCTGAGCGCATGGGCCTGCGCGCGCCCCGTCCGGCTGTAGGCGTCTGCGGTCAATGCCAACGCGACTTCGTCCACGTCGTTGCCGATCGGGATGGTCAGCTGCTGGGGTCGGTGCAGCCAGCCATTAAGATATTGGGTCGTGGCAAATGCGGTCAGGTTGCTGCCCAACCGGGGATGGAAAGCGCATGGGCCTGCGCGCGCCCCGTCCGGCTGTAGGCGTCTGCGGTCAATGCCAACGCGACTTCGTCCACGTCGTTGCCGATCGGGATGGTCAGCTGCTGGGGTCGGTGCAGCCAGCCATTAAGATATTGGGTCGTGGCAAATGCGGTCAGGTTGCTGCCCAACCGGGGATGGAAAGAGCGGCTGTCATGGACCGGGCTCCAGTCGCTCACACCGATTTCGGTCGCCACGGCGGCCGCCCGCGCGTGGCCAGCTATCGCCTCAATCAGTGCCAGCGAAGTTGGAACGGCTGCGCTGATCCCTGCGCTGGAGACGATCCTTCCCTCCGCGACATAGCGGCGATCATCGAGCCAATGGACCTGGGGATAATGCGTCTTGCGATAGCCCGCCGTCGCCCAATGGGCGGTGGCGCGGTGGCCGTCCATCACGCCACTGTTGGCGAGGACCAGCGCGCCATCGCAGATGCTGACGAGCGTCGCGCCCCTGGCGGCCTGACCCTTGATCCAGGCGAGCAAAGCGGGATTCTGCTGGTGGACCACCGCCGGCACCACGACATAATCGGCACCATCGGGATAGCGCGCGTCGAACTG encodes the following:
- a CDS encoding GlxA family transcriptional regulator; protein product: MADNAFERPAAPGHRPLRIVLLAYDGMNLLDLAGPLQALTTANRGVAAGDLARYETIVASGAGGTVLTSAGLPVVTTPVSSLTALPIDTLIVPGGCWGEDYEVSQALRDFIAARVSSVRRLCSVCTGAFLLAAAGQLDGRRVATHWAWLDKLKDRHPMIDIDADSIFIRDGALWTSAGVSSGIDLTLALIEDDFGPRVAIDAARQMVVFMKRAGGQSQFSVPLVAQSRDHGFAELHGWMAANLASDLSVARLAARAAMAPRTFARTYVAKVGRTPAKTVELMRLEAACRALEETDLPLKTVADKAGYADEQQLRRAFQRHMGTNPATHRARFSGQL
- a CDS encoding DJ-1/PfpI family protein → MSAFVAGCGPAAADGGHAPTQHAASETTLVDESIATYRPRFERSRPVIAVIGENSGTELTDYVVPYGILRQADIADVLAIAINPGPMTMRPALRLQPQASAAQFDARYPDGADYVVVPAVVHQQNPALLAWIKGQAARGATLVSICDGALVLANSGVMDGHRATAHWATAGYRKTHYPQVHWLDDRRYVAEGRIVSSAGISAAVPTSLALIEAIAGHARAAAVATEIGVSDWSPVHDSRSFHPRLGSNLTAFATTQYLNGWLHRPQQLTIPIGNDVDEVALALTADAYSRTGRAQAHALSIPGWAAT